From Halobacillus sp. Marseille-Q1614, the proteins below share one genomic window:
- a CDS encoding ATP phosphoribosyltransferase regulatory subunit: protein MAKRLMFEKPLGMRDTLPFFYNQKAKARERLKSAILSYGYSFMDTPFLEYHETIGKVSATKEQRLFKLLDQQGHTLVLRPDMTAPIARVAASQLKDTELPLRLAYDGPVFRAQQTEGGKPAQFEQVGTELIGDHSSYGDAEVIALLVESLRQAGLDDFVITIGHIGYVKAFFNDVLGHDEETKDVLLEHLYRKNYVGYRESVKAAILAGEKKQALLSLLDLRGGEEVFASSKSLARNQVCMQAVNELKQLYALLKNYGVEKYVSFDLNLISHMNYYTGILFEGYAPHLGSLLCNGGRYDKLLPSFQLNASATGFAIHLERFIEALNGRRDNDERIGVIVDHDSHGQGVQKAADLRQKGYQVLLQHIDQIPDYKQFSSQLRECIDLTGKGGEANE, encoded by the coding sequence ATGGCGAAGCGGCTAATGTTTGAAAAACCACTTGGAATGCGCGACACACTTCCTTTTTTTTATAATCAGAAAGCAAAAGCGCGGGAGCGTTTGAAATCAGCGATTCTCTCTTATGGATATTCTTTTATGGATACACCATTTCTTGAGTATCATGAAACGATTGGGAAGGTCAGTGCGACTAAAGAGCAGCGTTTATTTAAATTGCTCGATCAGCAGGGGCATACACTCGTACTGCGTCCTGATATGACAGCACCGATTGCCAGGGTGGCTGCTTCGCAGCTGAAGGATACGGAGCTTCCGCTTCGACTGGCTTATGATGGACCAGTATTTCGGGCGCAGCAGACCGAAGGCGGGAAGCCGGCTCAATTTGAACAGGTAGGAACGGAATTAATTGGCGATCATTCTTCCTATGGAGATGCGGAAGTTATTGCTTTATTAGTCGAGTCCTTAAGACAGGCTGGATTGGACGATTTTGTTATAACGATCGGCCACATCGGTTACGTTAAAGCCTTCTTCAATGATGTTTTAGGACATGACGAAGAGACGAAAGACGTTCTGTTAGAACATTTATATAGAAAAAATTACGTAGGGTATCGGGAATCTGTAAAAGCGGCTATACTTGCGGGAGAGAAGAAGCAGGCTTTACTTTCACTGCTTGACCTCAGAGGAGGAGAAGAAGTCTTCGCCTCAAGTAAGTCGCTGGCTAGAAATCAGGTATGCATGCAGGCTGTCAATGAGTTGAAACAGCTGTACGCTTTACTGAAAAATTACGGAGTCGAAAAATATGTAAGCTTTGATTTAAATCTGATCAGCCACATGAATTACTATACCGGTATCTTGTTTGAAGGCTATGCCCCTCACTTAGGCTCATTGCTCTGTAATGGAGGACGCTATGACAAACTGCTGCCATCCTTTCAGCTAAACGCTTCAGCCACTGGGTTTGCCATCCATTTAGAACGGTTTATTGAGGCTTTAAATGGACGGAGAGATAATGACGAAAGAATTGGAGTGATTGTAGATCACGACAGTCATGGGCAAGGTGTGCAAAAAGCGGCTGATCTGCGTCAGAAGGGCTATCAGGTGCTCCTTCAGCATATTGATCAGATCCCGGATTACAAACAGTTCAGCAGCCAGCTGCGCGAGTGTATCGATTTAACCGGCAAAGGGGGAGAAGCGAATGAATAA